The genomic segment AGTCCATCAAGCACTACAAGCACCAGTGAGCAACCGTCACCAGCGGCGGAACCCGCGAAAAGATCGGGGGCGGTAGACGATGCAGCATGGCAAGTACCGGTTCATCGTGGGGTTCCTGGCAGCTCCACTGGCGTTGTACGCGGTCTTCGTCATCTGGCCGTTCGTCCAGTCCATCTACTATTCGTTCACGGACTGGACGGGTCTGAGTCCTGAATTCAAGATGGTGGGCTTCGACAACTACAGCCGGATGCTCAAGGACGACATCTTCTGGAAGTCGTTGCAGCACAGCGTGCTGCTCGTGCTGCTGCTGCCGCTGGTGACGTTGGGCCTCGCGCTCTTCTTCGCCTTCATGCTCAACGTCGGCGGACGGCGGCGCAAGAACGCCGCCGTCTCCGGCGTGCGGGGCTCGGCCTTCTACAAGATCGCGTACTTCTTCCCGCAGGTCCTCTCGATCGTGATCGTCTCGCTGCTGTTCCAGTTCGCCTTCAACCCGAGTGACGGCATGCTGAACTCGACGTTCAAGGCGATCGGCCTCGAAAGCATCCAGCCGGACTGGCTGGGCGATCCGAAACTCGCGCTCTACTGCGTCATGGCGGTTCTGGTCTGGTCGACGGTCGGGTTCTTCGTCGTCCTCTTCTCCGCCGGCATGGCGTCCATCCCGAGGGACTTCTACGAGGCCGCGCTGCTCGACGGGGCCAGCCGTTTCACGACCTTCTTCAGGATCACCCTCCCGCTCCTGTGGGACACGGTGCAGTCGGGCTGGGTCTACATGGGAATCCTGGCGCTCGGCGTGGAGGCGTTCACCTCCGTACAGGTCATGACCGTGGGGCCGGGCGGTCCTGACTACTCGACGACCGTCCTGCCGCTGTACGTGTACCAGACGGCCTTCCGCGACGGCCAGGCGGGCTACGCAACGACGATCGGTGTCGGACTGCTCATCGTGACCATGGCCTTCGCGGCCATCGTGATGCGACTGGGCCGGCGCGAGCGGCTGGAGTTCTGATGAAGACCACTGACACCCCTCCCGCTCCGCCCGCTCCGGAGGCGGAGCACACACCACCGGCCCGGCGCCCGGCGTCCGGCGGCAAGGAGAAGAGCGGCGAGGGCAAGATCCTCAACGTCTTCTCGCACGGTGTGCTGATCATCTGGGCGATCCTGGTCGTCATGCCGCTGCTGTGGGCGATCATGGCGTCCTTCAAGACCGATGACTCGATCCTGTCGACGCCGTGGAAGCTGCCCGACAAGCTGCACTTCGAGAACTGGTCGCGTGCCTGGACCCAGGCGCACATGAGCGACTACTTTTTCAACACCATCCTGGTGGTGGGCGGTTCGCTGATCGGCACCCTGCTGCTCGGTTCGATGGCGGCGTACGTGCTGGCGCGGTTCGACTTCCCGGGCAACCGGTTCCTCTACTACCTGTTCATCGGCGGGATGAGCTTCCCGATCATCCTGGCGCTGGTCCCGCTGTTCTTCGTCATGAACAACATGGGGCTGCTGAACTCGGTGCACGGGCTGATCCTGGTCTACATCGCGTACTCGCTGCCGTTCACCGTCTTCTTCCTCACGTCGTTCTTCAAGACGCTGCCAGGCTCGGTGGCGGAAGCGGCGATGATCGACGGTGCCTCGCACAGCAGGACGTTCTTCCAGGTCATGCTGCCGATGGCGAAGCCGGGCCTGATCAGCGTCGGCATCTTCAACTTCCTCGGGCAGTGGAACCAGTACATGCTGCCCACGGTGCTGAACACCGACCCGAACAACCGGGTGCTCTCCCAGGGCCTCGTCGAACTGGCCACCAGCCAGGGGTACAAGGGGGACTGGTCAGGGCTGTTCGCGGGTCTGGTGATGGCGATGCTGCCGGTCCTCGCGGCCTACATCATCTTCCAGCGTCAGGTCGTCGCCGGTCTGACCGCGGGAGCCGTCAAGTAATACCCGTACAACCTCACAGACGAACCGCCCACCGGCCGTGTGCCGGTGGGCGGTTCGTCTGCGTAGGGGCTGGTCGTCGCGGGCCTGCCACGGACCGCCCGTCGGCCCTTAGGCTCAAGGTCTTGACGGGGGATGTCCCAAAACGCTCAGCTTAGGGTTCACATGTTAGAGAAAAAGGCAGGAATGAGAGGGTCGATGGAGACTCCGGGGTCGCAGACATCTCTGCATCGCGCCAATCTGGAGCGGGTCGTGCGCGCCGTGCGTATGGCCGGTTCACTCACCCAGGCGGAGATCGCCAGGAGTACCGGCCTGTCCGCGGCCACGGTCTCCAACATCGTCCGGGAACTGAAGGAGAGCGGCACGGTCGAGGTGACGCCCACCTCGGCCGGGGGGCGCCGGGCGCGCAGCGTCTCCCTCAGCGGTGACGCGGGCATCGTGGTCGGGGTCGACTTCGGGCACGCGCATCTGCGGGTGGCGGTCGGGAACCTCGCCCACCAGGTGCTCGCGGAGGAGTCGGAGCCGCTGGACGTCGACGCCTCGTCCTCGCACGGTCTCGGCCGGGCGGAGCAGCTGGTCAACCGGCTGATCGAGTCCACCGGGATCAGTCCGGGCAAGGTCGTCGGGATCGGGCTCGGCGTGCCGGGGCCGATCGACGTCGAGTCCGGCACCCTGGGTTCCACCTCCATCCTGCCCGGCTGGACGGGGGTCAATCCGAGCGAGGAGCTGGCCGCCCGGCTCGGCGCTCCGGTGTACGTGGACAACGACGCCAACCTCGGCGCGCTGGGCGAGCTGGTCTGGGGGAGCGGCCGCGGGGTCAAGGACCTCGCGTACATCAAGGTCGCCAGCGGGGTGGGCGCCGGACTGGTGATCGACGGCCGCATCTACCGGGGTCCGGGCGGCACGGC from the Streptomyces sp. AM 4-1-1 genome contains:
- a CDS encoding carbohydrate ABC transporter permease — protein: MKTTDTPPAPPAPEAEHTPPARRPASGGKEKSGEGKILNVFSHGVLIIWAILVVMPLLWAIMASFKTDDSILSTPWKLPDKLHFENWSRAWTQAHMSDYFFNTILVVGGSLIGTLLLGSMAAYVLARFDFPGNRFLYYLFIGGMSFPIILALVPLFFVMNNMGLLNSVHGLILVYIAYSLPFTVFFLTSFFKTLPGSVAEAAMIDGASHSRTFFQVMLPMAKPGLISVGIFNFLGQWNQYMLPTVLNTDPNNRVLSQGLVELATSQGYKGDWSGLFAGLVMAMLPVLAAYIIFQRQVVAGLTAGAVK
- a CDS encoding sugar ABC transporter permease, with protein sequence MQHGKYRFIVGFLAAPLALYAVFVIWPFVQSIYYSFTDWTGLSPEFKMVGFDNYSRMLKDDIFWKSLQHSVLLVLLLPLVTLGLALFFAFMLNVGGRRRKNAAVSGVRGSAFYKIAYFFPQVLSIVIVSLLFQFAFNPSDGMLNSTFKAIGLESIQPDWLGDPKLALYCVMAVLVWSTVGFFVVLFSAGMASIPRDFYEAALLDGASRFTTFFRITLPLLWDTVQSGWVYMGILALGVEAFTSVQVMTVGPGGPDYSTTVLPLYVYQTAFRDGQAGYATTIGVGLLIVTMAFAAIVMRLGRRERLEF
- a CDS encoding ROK family transcriptional regulator produces the protein METPGSQTSLHRANLERVVRAVRMAGSLTQAEIARSTGLSAATVSNIVRELKESGTVEVTPTSAGGRRARSVSLSGDAGIVVGVDFGHAHLRVAVGNLAHQVLAEESEPLDVDASSSHGLGRAEQLVNRLIESTGISPGKVVGIGLGVPGPIDVESGTLGSTSILPGWTGVNPSEELAARLGAPVYVDNDANLGALGELVWGSGRGVKDLAYIKVASGVGAGLVIDGRIYRGPGGTAGEIGHITLDESGPVCRCGNRGCLETFTAARYVLPLLRPSHGPDLTMERVVQLAREGDPGCRRVIGDVGRHIGSGVANLCNLLNPSRMVLGGSLAEAGDLVLGPIRDSVSRYAIPSAARQLSMLPGALGARAEVLGALALVLSEMGDSSLLESALATEAPAFT